The following are encoded together in the Gammaproteobacteria bacterium genome:
- the hemC gene encoding hydroxymethylbilane synthase, which yields MTKTVRIATRKSPLALWQAEFVRASLLAANPGLNVELVKMVTQGDKILDTPLAKVGGKGLFVKELEQGMQRGEADIAVHSMKDVPVEFPEGLHLAVICEREDPRDAFVSNTYNTIEDLPQGARVGTSSLRRTCQIRAWRPDLEILDLRGNVNSRLRKLDDGEYDAIILACAGLLRLEFGERIRTHLDPGFSLPAIGQGAVGIECRIDDPFINGLIAPLNHSATAIRVRAERAMNHRLEGGCQVPIGGFAELDGDTLLLRGLVGRPDGTEMVRGEIAGRAEEAEFLGTTLADDLLSRGAREILQEVYS from the coding sequence ATGACAAAAACCGTCCGTATCGCCACCCGTAAAAGCCCCCTGGCCCTGTGGCAGGCCGAATTTGTGCGCGCCAGTCTGTTGGCCGCCAATCCAGGTCTCAATGTGGAGCTGGTAAAGATGGTCACCCAGGGCGACAAGATCCTCGATACCCCGCTGGCAAAGGTGGGGGGCAAGGGCCTGTTCGTCAAAGAGCTGGAGCAGGGCATGCAGCGCGGTGAGGCCGATATTGCGGTGCACTCCATGAAGGACGTGCCGGTGGAGTTTCCCGAGGGCCTGCACCTGGCGGTGATCTGTGAGCGCGAAGACCCGCGTGATGCCTTTGTCTCGAATACCTATAACACTATCGAGGACCTGCCGCAGGGCGCCAGGGTGGGTACCTCGAGCCTGCGCCGCACCTGCCAGATTCGCGCCTGGCGGCCCGACCTGGAGATTCTGGACCTGCGCGGCAATGTGAATTCCCGGCTGAGAAAGCTGGATGACGGTGAGTATGATGCAATCATCCTGGCCTGTGCCGGTCTGCTGCGCCTGGAGTTTGGTGAGCGGATACGCACCCACCTGGATCCGGGCTTCAGCCTGCCGGCCATCGGCCAGGGCGCGGTGGGTATTGAATGCCGCATTGACGATCCTTTCATCAATGGCCTGATCGCACCGCTCAATCACTCGGCGACGGCGATTCGGGTGCGGGCCGAGCGGGCCATGAATCATCGCCTGGAAGGCGGCTGCCAGGTACCCATTGGCGGTTTCGCCGAACTGGACGGCGACACTCTGCTGCTGCGGGGACTGGTGGGTCGCCCGGATGGTACCGAGATGGTACGGGGTGAGATTGCCGGGCGGGCCGAAGAGGCGGAATTTCTGGGCACCACCCTGGCGGATGACCTGTTGTCCCGCGGCGCCCGCGAGATATTACAGGAAGTCTATTCCTAA